Part of the Apostichopus japonicus isolate 1M-3 chromosome 18, ASM3797524v1, whole genome shotgun sequence genome, TGGGAAAGATTGGCTCAATTTGATAAATGGCCGTGGTAATTGGGAGTTTCATTCTATTGTTGACCTGACAGTACGCGATGATACCGGCATGATCAACAGTGCACCGGTGACTGATATACTCACTGTGGTTCCGTTCAAGAATGGCTGCACCAACACCCTTACAATACCCGGTAAGAGATAAAGACAGATGAGACTACATGAGAAAATATTTGCTGCTGTTTCTAAATATGACAGCACAATATGGTTGGTAATTTAGTCAAAACAGATTATAATATTTTGCAGAGCAAGAAGAGAAAGTGAATGACCAGTAGTCCCGTCACATGAGAGCACTTTAAATTTGTGAAACGtttaaaaccagaatgcaaattcattgaggtttcgatgacttcaatgcactataGCTTCTGTTTTtatagtataaccagaactagctgttacaataacactatggcatgatgaacacaggtcagtctactgtacgtggctatacacacctccaccaaaaactatatatattactatatattactctatatactatatatattgtactcaattttatgaatccacacaccaagttttagaggtatccacgatttccatcgttagatatcatataaaaggtttttcagagtttgacctttggtgacctatatttgagatttgacctcacaagcaataggattcttgtacttaatatggcaaatccatataccatgtatgaaaagtatccatgattgcATAAGAAATTATGTTTatgaaggttttcaggcctcgacaataTTTTTAGTGCtcgtactcgctatttggcgaccgtgactaaaaatctactcgccaaatttaACTCGCcagtataggcctattattatGTTGTCTAGCTACATGGTGAAGAACCTCTCAAGTCTTTCTTTGAACATGTAATTCCCAAACTGGATAAATAATGAATCTATTTGTACAAGAGCGAAACACGAGAATATATGTTGCTGCTTCTAAATATGAGAGTCAAACAAATAGATTCTCGTATTTATATAGAACAACACGCTGAAAGAGAGACATGTATCATGTGATTATAAAGATCTCCACAATTTCCCAATTTCCTTGTTCTTGTGGTGTTGTAATAGTAACGCATTTTACAACACGAACCTTTTAATCAAGTTAATTAATGATAGAAGATGGTTCATCTTTTTAGTTCGCGATGTTGACGGCGATGACATCAGATGTTTTTGGGCGACTACTTGCGGAAGTATCTGTGGTCCAGTACCGGGATTTACACTAGACTCAGTAAGTCGGAAAGATTTCTCATGCATATTTAATAGTTTCGTAAATATCTCCCTGATcgttgttgtaaaaaaaaaaaaaaaaatgtatcacattgcattattttcaaaatatttataattatttgaaataattactTGAAATTGTACGAAAGCAATGGTCCGTTTATGGTATAACATATTATTGTGCATCGTAACCTCCACTAAAAGGAAGAAAACCTGAATGAGTTCGGAAGTGTGTTTCTTTATATAATTCTTAAAATTCACGTTGTGGGTAAAAATTTCTTTATTTACTCTCTGTATAGGACAATTGTGAGTTAGTGCTCCTGGACACATCAACCGTATTGTCAGGTCTTTACGGTATAGCGCTCGAGATTCGTGATTTTGCAAACGAAGCATCAACAACGCCCCTTAGTCAGACTCCCGTGCAGTTTATTTTGGACGTTAAATCGACCCCTGAAACGTGCAGCCAAATACCGATGTTCATTGCTCCAACTCCAGAAtgttatggaacgccaaaaggaccacagtgacatgtactactactaatttgacatgtactactactaattcgaagtgtaatacatgtaaaatgtcgcgtactactactaattcgaagtgtactacatctaaaatgtcgcgtactactactaattcgaagtgtactacatctaaaatgtcgcgtactactactaattcgaagtgtactacatctaaaaagtcacgtactactactaaattggagagatggcgctattcacaatctttccgataccatgtcatcgagttgcgcatctgcattaaaataatgatgaagaaaacattttctttaataatctgttataataataataataatagtatatcAATTTCAAGAGTTAAAACTGgtgtatttgatatatatatatatatatatatatatatatatatatatatatatatatatatatatatgtaaaagagGTGCTACTGTTAATGAGCTAAAGTTAGGCTTCCTAGCCTTTTTCTATATGCTAGGCCAGGCTGCGGCTAGGATATAGTgtctaatttaaatgatattccaaaactgctacttgtttaaattatatacatgtCTAGTACCGTATGCATTTTAGGTGTTCTACAAAGGAcctgaatataggcctactatagtaCTAGGTCATGGATTAATTCCGAGCATAACTTAAGAGCCCAAATATACGTTACCGTTTAAATTTAGATTTTGGCACAGTAATGTGTGTATATGCAGAGCTTAGTATGCGTAGGATTAGGAGTATATGTGTACGTGTCAgttatactattattattattctattaTTATCACTATTATTCACAAGCAGCAATTTTCccgtcattgaaatgtcaagaatgcTTTTGATTCCCCAGCTGTGCCTAACTATAtgctattttctatatttgccacagaccttaaaggtataaactgtaaaatagacatttgaatcaacagagtattaaagaaaatgttttcttcatcattattttaatgtaGATGCGCAACTCGATGACATGGTATCGGAAAGattgtgaatagcgccatctctccaatttagtagtagtacgtgactttttagatgtagtacacttcgaattagtagtagtacgcgacattttagatgtagtacacttcgaattagtagtagtacgcgacattttacatgtattacacttcgaattagtagtagtacatgtcaaattagtagtagtacatgtcactgtggtccttttggcgttccatagaatGTGGCtcgtgtgtgtcagcagcgggTACCATATACATTGGACAACTCGTGGCAAGATCATCAGGCCCAACAGTCTCGTTTGTATCTCACCATGTTGTTGTAACAGAATAATAGTTATGTCCTTGAATATGCCATCTTTGGTACTATTAACTCCTGCTTTTACCAGTTGTGCGAAAAATGTCCATTTTATTCTTCTTGAGGCAATGCAATGAAAAGTTCTCCATGCATCTTCACAACTGTTACGTCTTCGAGAAAATTATTAACATAAGAATCAGCCCACAAATtaataaaagagaaaagaattaaCCATTTAATCTGGCGAGTGGTTACTGAAatgaatgaagaagaaaaataatatattaccTTCCGGGATATTCTGTGGTGTAATAAGATTTTTTGGGAGAGAACGCATCAACACCTCACCGAAAGCTACGCACAGTTATGCGAATACTAAGTTATATAATTTAGCTTTGATTGCTTCCGAAGTAAATGGAACAATCtgctttttctctctttcagtATTACCAGTATAGAAACAGTTTCACCAGCTGGCCTGTTTACATCTGACATCATGCCGTACCCAGGAGGACAGCCCACAGATTACCTCATTGAAGTAGAATGGGAACCTACCGAAGTTCAATCATTTCTCTGCTTCCTAGCTCGTGACAGTGTTGGGTAGGTACATaacatccacacacacacacacatatatatatatatatatatatatatatgtataaataaatatatatatatagttatgtatatagtttatatagtttgtttatatatatatatatagtttcatataaatatcaatatatatatacataaatatttatattatatatatatatatatatatatatatatatatatatatataatataatataattttgcacgtttttttccTTCAGGAACTGCAGTCCATTATGCTGTGTGACGTTGAGTTCTATCGGTGAGTTTGGCTATTGTGGGGCATACATTGTACAGAGTCTTAACGTAAAGGTCAAATATGTACCAGCAAGTAAATcctccatctccccccccccctcccagtcAAGCAGGGTATCGTATTGATAAAGATTGACATTGTCTTTGTTTAACTTTACCCTTCTTTCCATTCCATCCGACAGTAAAGCTTATAGCGTTCAATACACAGTGCGGGGAGAAGAATGATACGACACACACATGcgtatatacatttatatttaaattgcaACTTTCGTTTTATAACAATAAATTCCATACCTATACTAAACGTATTGAGATTGTAATTATCTCTATTTATGACCGGGAATCGGACGGATATTGTACACTCATCGACCATTTGAGCAAATATTGTACTAGAATTGCTGACCAACTCACGCCCCTTGAGGCATTGAACCATATCGCCTATTGGCTTCAAAGTTGATTGGTGGTATGTACTCGATTAAAGGACGTAGATGTGACTTCATGGATTGCCTCTAGTTGTTATAGGACTGGGCCCCATCCACCTCCTTTTTGAAGACTTCAAAAAGGAGACACGGTGATGTAATTTCCCCCGTACCCGACCTGTATCTCAAAGCTCCTGGCAAATGGCTGCTACAAAACACTGTGATTCATTGGTGTtactccttttttttaaatattttgtgtaactTTGTAGTGGTTTCCATTATTTTGTTAGGTCTGAGATTTGAGTCGTTACGTAAATCCATCGAAAGTTAAACTACGCAAGTTCAAGAGGAAATCCCTTGATTTTCTTTACCAACAGATTCTCCTCCCGAGGTGCTGTCTAACTCACTGACTCCAGCAAGTGGATCCACTCTCGTGGGAGTCGTGGCAGGAATATTAAACATGCAATTACAATTTAATGAGGGGGTAAGGAGAGAAATATCAACCATACGGGGTGGAGCCAACTTGTACAAGGGCGCAGGAACGGGGGgtgggattggggggggggggttcaggtGATGCGATTTGTCTCTATATAGACCAAAACTGATTTTTGAGTTTTTGTCTTTCTGTAAGTAAAGTTTAAGAGGGAATATAATGAATAACGGAATTGTTATGACAGCAGAACTTGCACTATGGATTTTATTTCCCAATGTAGTTGAATGTACTATATGACAGGTCGAAGCTAAAATCCTATATAAAGTCAACCTGTAATTCATTCTTTGTATTGGTCGGGGGGCTTCTATCGTTAAAGTTCACTGTTAGAGAGACGTACCTGGCATTAGACATCACATGGTATGGAAAAATTACTCGAAGGATTCAGAGGCAGGTTgtcaccccctctcccccccccccggcatcTTGGCAACGATACTGATATATCAGTAACAAATTTTGAACTCTTACACACAGATAAGTCGTCCGACGGTATCTGCTTTTATATCAGTTTTTGACGAAACCGACACAATGGTATTTCAAGTTGATGCAAGTGATGACACCCAAGTGGATTTCCTCGAGAATGACGTCATTGCCTTCGTCATCCCTGCAGAGGACTTCATGGGATCATATTACGTAACCATAGATGCAGCTGTTACCCTTTTGAGGTCCTCATGTGCCATTAAATCTGTTGCTGTTGCAGATACGTCATTTTGGACCTTCACAATATGTAAGTTCATCAGAAATCACATCAGAAGTACTTTTCAAGTAGTTGAATGCGGTGGCATGTTAACGTCTGTAGTCAGGCAAATACCTGGGTACAAGATATGTTCTTTTTTAGCGTGTTGCAATACTGTAAAACAGGTGCCGAGAAAGGTCCGGAGTGCACGTCGATGATCAGATCGCGAACTGATTACCAGCTTACATTTAGACCGTAATTATCGGCTCTGAATTCTACAGCTATAGCGGGCACATACTACAGTATAACAAGCACATAGCCTATATTAGGCTGTTTGATTTCTTTACCATGGCTATATGTGACCAAGGAATAACATATTTGCAGATACTTTTTTATTCATTACACTTTTTTATTCATCAATATGTtgctttatatattatatatttattcataaatatttcatataccATATTAGTCTCCCTCCCCGCAGTCGTTACagatttttattaattttactttgttTGCTGAAAAGTGGCACCCTGGGATTTTCATTGTTTCGTGACCCCTCCCGTTCATAATCTTCAGTCGATGAAACCAGTTGAACTATTGGCTGTTGCCGGGGGAGGTCCCGATGCGTTCACTACGACGTTCAGAGGACGGGACCACGGAGAGTTTTACAGTAATGGGATGTTCGTTAGTTACGAAGCGATACTGGTAAGCTATATTCCCTTAATATGAAAAAgatgttattttgatatcaaatttaaagcAACTAGTTGTGATTGCAGCGTCTCCCATCAGGGGAATACATCGGCTTACCTATATAATAGACCTATACTGTTCCTGACAATTGCGTCAGATAATAAAAGCGGAAATGGGATTAAAGATGAATACCAATTGATTAATTAATCTTCTGTCTACGCCAAAATTTTACTGAAATTTATGCGGGTTCATTGCGGTATCTCTCTGTGTGGAAAGAAACTAGtgctgaaaattttccaaagttgAATATTGCCTCGATATCAGAGcaatcatcccccccccccaaacaaaagtAATGGGTAAgttccattttcttttacaGTTTGCATAGAGCGCATTATTATTCTAGATTATATGTAATTACATGTCATGCAACCGGTAAACTAATAGCTTTACCGATTTTACAATTAGGGGGCAACATCAACAGATGGGGACATGCTCCGAATATACAAATCAACTTTACTACAACCAGAGCAGGAATGCAGCAAGGCTAAACGCTTTGGAGTACACTTTTGCGATTATTTTTCTACGTTGCAACGATTCAGCGCTCAAGTTTTAATACACAACCAAGAAGGTATGTTTTGTTAAAAGTACAGAGAAATAATCACATCTCAAACGCGTTGAGGTTAAAAATGTACTTGTGCATGGTGTTaccaaaactttaaaaacttACGATGCACAACTTAGGGGACTTTTCGTTAGTTTTCGGTCTATGTTGTAGCCAGGGTTGGGTTGGTATTAGGCCTCATCCCTACCCGAAATGCTATGGACTAACATCGCCGAAGAAGTTGGTTCATTTGGTGATATGTATACAACACGACCTTCCAaaataacacccccccccccaaaaaaaattctccatCGACTCAACCCATACAACGGAACCTCCCCCCCCTCATAAGCTTTCGGAGctaccacccccacccccccattaATCGTGACTTTTCTTGTCAACATATGAAAAATTCATATAAAAGTACAATGGTTAATCTTCACCTTTTAAATGATGATTTTATAAATGACAACATTCTTACCTCCGATTAAGAAAGAGAGTGTATTTTAAGAATCTACTCTTTTCAGCTGCGTCACTTCTTTCTTTTGAGATGCGTCACTTCCGGTTAGACCGAAGGAGAGGCAAATCCATCATGCTAGGGCAGACCGTGGGATATCTATGGATGGTGTGAAGGCGGCGGTAGTTGGGGGACGAGCGTGGGGACGGGTAGGGGGGGAGTCTAAAACGTGTCATTGAAAGTGGTATATTGGTAAAGGTATCCTTATTTACTTCTGAAAACATAAGGATGTTAAGTTTACCCTACACTAGCAATTCATATCGTCATTGCAACAACATATAAAATAGAACTGGCGAGTTCAGAGGATGTGGTCATTTATAGCAATGTTGACGCCATACGGGGTGTTTTAATCTTTAATGGATTTCTTTCTTGATGTATTTCTTGATCCTTCTCTAAATTATGACGTATGTCTGCCTGATTTGTATATCTTCTAGTTCTAATTCCAAGGGACGCCATACGAACTGTAGTGGTTTCTACTGGTGAAACTCTTACATTGTGCATTAATCCAAATATTCCAAAGGCTTGGAAAGGACCCATTGCATGGAGTTTTAATGGACGTGACCCACTTTGGTTACGTCGTTGGACCGGTTCTAGTTGCGTCCATGTTAAACACGTTCAAACGTGTCAGGCAGGTGTGTACGAAGCTTATCGACGTATCTGTGGAAGGAAGGAAAAACAACATGCTTACTTTGATGTCCGTGTACGGGGTATGAAAGTTATTTTCGTCAAAATGAACTTGATCAGTGCGTTTGTAACGTAACACGTTTTTTTTCACAGGCGAATGAATACACCTGTAATTTGCATTGCGTTCCGCAATAGTCGTCTGCTATTATATTGCGCACTTAATTTGTATTTACACTATGCAAGCACGGCATGGCCTGAATAACGTAAAAAATGACTAGTGACAAATTGATCGTCACGATTAGCTTGGAGTTCTTTGTTCTGTGGCTTAAAATTGTCAACAAAATATCAAGTGAGGTTTTTTCATAGGCTTTATAGAAGTTTACTTCCAGAAACGAAAGATTTTaagtgcaattttgacaatgaaattaaatataGGTCTACGTATTATTTGTCTAGTTTCGTTTAGCCGAAAGTGCAAAGGTGCCTAGAGATTACGTCTGATCAAGTACCTTTTATTTTAAAGCAATGACACTACAAAAGTAAACGCTTCAATTCGGACTGAACTTGGAATTGTTTACATAGCCTTCATGTTAAACTTGAAAGACTCAACTTCTAGCAATAACTAGgctagtacagtatagtaaagttAGTCCGTATGTGTGTGAAACACACTTCATCGACCATTATGTCAATGCATTGTTCATGTTGCTATGACAACTGACATTTATTGCAGGTGCCGAATGCTTCAGATCCTTATAGGCATGGCTTCAAAGTATATTGTGTTCAATGTATGTAGTGTTGTTGATATATAACCTATCATGGTTATCCGTGTTATGGTATATTTGCTTTTTTACGTTGTTTTGAGACTGTTAACTATAATTAAGTAACAACCAACTACAGGGTACCATTACGATACATTTGTTGGTTATTCTACCTGCATAATCTTGCGATAATGACACGGTAAACCGGTCATAAACTTATAATGATTGTAACATTCGTTTTATAGAATAACAGGAAATAAACTGTCTTTGAAAGATCACACGATCCTTCGAGAGGTGGCATGTGTCTGTCACACTCTCAGAAGCACCTGAAGATGCAGCCAGGCCTCGCGAGAGGATGGCGTCAAGGGAGCTGCAGCCCGCGATAAAATGGGATGCTCTGGAAAAGTGGGATAAAGAATAATGCGTTGCACTTTTCggaatatatatacttaaaagcAAGAACCGGAGACTTCAAAATGGGGGACCGGTGACGTAGTTGTCACTTGAGCCCGTCGCGGCCTTCACTAGTTTGTATAGATATTATAGTAGAGGAGATATTAGAGAATGTCCATTCAATGTTACATTTTCGTTCGTACAAattctatattttcttttccactTTCAATTTTGGCAGCATGTCCAGATGGTTTCCACACCCCTCCGGCTTGTAGCAGTACTTGCTCTGTTACTTGTGTGCTTGGATACTGTGGTGACGATGGACAATGCTTGTGCAGGAATGGCCTTACTGGCGAAAATTGTGACACAGGTGAGATAACACTGCGTataaggttaaaaaaaaaatcaaatcaccCTCCCCCAGCACATGCAGAAATGACAACCTAAATCCAAATTTCATCACAGATCGAACATCCCTAACCCGTGTTAAACAAAAATCAACACAATAgttcaagtttcattacaaaatatccCCAACCCCTTCCTTCAGTTAGTCTCATGCATGCAGGTGCCATGAAACTAAATATCAACTCAAAACTGTTGTGTTTCCATAGCAACTCGTGGACAGTTTGGTGTGATTGATGGCGACATTCCCTGTGCGACAGTCGGTCTGGACGCGGATTGTAAGGGTAGCTTGATGTGCAGTCAACATGCAGGGTGCTCATGTGCTCCCGGCTGGAAAGGAATTAACTGCGATGAAGGTAAATATATTTATCTTGAAAGGGATGGAGAAAGAATGGGGGAGGATGTTGGTGGGAGGGGGTCCGGCCCTACACCATTCTTCAGGTCAGGAAAGACATTTCTGacatatttcttcattttttgtttttcagttaaTCCTTCAGatcttttcttcacattttctTCAACAGAGTGTGAATCCCTGACATGGGGCCCTGATTGTGTTTTCTCCTGCAACGGAGGTACCTCTTGTGACCGCTTCACCGGAGTGTGATATGGATGTCAACCTCCTTATGTATATAGCTGGACAAGCAACCAGCGAGAGAGACGCTGTACTTTCATGCTTTCAAATTGATACATAGATGGATTAGCTTACTTCACATGAAgacatttttacaattttaaattCTTTATCCAGCAAGTCAAACCTATAAGAAGTCAAATTTCTCTTAGTCTATACTATACTATTTCGACGTTTCAACattgtatcattattattattatgataattcgCATATAACAATCGTCACAGAgttgttaaatttatttaattctaATTCTAATTCACTTTTAGTGAATTCAGGGTCGGACGGAGCCAAAAATTGTTACCGGCGCTGGGCTTTatctcttgttttttgtttctttcgaTGGGAGTTCAAGTCAGTACCAATGGTGTGTAAGATGAAGGTTAACAGGGTTTTTTTCGATGAAAATTCTTCGTCATATTTTTAGTGATATGTTTCCGGGGAAACAAAGTTTAAGACATTGaagaacaattaaagaatataaatgtaatttatcatttataagCTGCGACTAGTTATTTATTCCTTTATATTCACTTATCATTATGTATAGGCTACATAAAAAGCTATTAAGGTTTTTATAAAAAAGGAAACAACTACtaggaaaaaaataaacaaagagagaaaacaagAGTGCAATCCACGGagttactttttaagaaaaagtcgcccaggaaagaacctgggcacgaaaaccaaacttgTTATTGCCCTTTTCCATTTGTTATGGTTAATTGGTTTGGTAAGGGGGTTTTGGTCATATAAAGTACCATTGAGGCATGGAAGAAGTTTATTGGCATTTCTTTGGACAATTTTGTCTATTTCTTCTTTGAGGAGGTTATTGAAATTAGGGTGAGTCGGAACAGTAAAGACATTTTTAAAGGTAGTTGCGAAGAGTTCAATTTGTTCTTTGGGGGTTTTgaattttttcccttttttatcAATTAAATAATTGGTGCTGATTCTTAGGTTTTGAgttttctgttggtttaaagatGGCATTAATTTTTTCCAAAACTTTTTGGGGGTCTTATTCTTTTGATATGTGATTATACTCTTTTTCAGTGCGCAACTCCCTTtggattttaattttgttgttgatttccTATTTGATTCTGTTTATTTTAGTGTTAAGTAAAAATAATCTAGTTTGTTGGGATCCCTTCTCAGTTTCTCCTGGCCTTGATTAATTCAGGGTTTCATTtgtagtcaggtggcttagcaacaatttttagGATTAATGTTAGCgcccggacaaaagtaccaaatttggcatggagtttgttttcgacctatctattgactttatccgtggaacccacttgaACGGCTCCgattttccaagatggcggccaaaatccaagatggccgccagaaaaaaggaaatgtcatatatctggctgtaaaaatcggagatgaacaagtgaggggtcaattcaggtgtttccggggaccaatgaaacagatgatggtcatggcatgttgcttgggcaacccatttc contains:
- the LOC139958836 gene encoding uncharacterized protein isoform X3, with the translated sequence MINSAPVTDILTVVPFKNGCTNTLTIPVRDVDGDDIRCFWATTCGSICGPVPGFTLDSDNCELVLLDTSTVLSGLYGIALEIRDFANEASTTPLSQTPVQFILDVKSTPETCSQIPMFIAPTPECGSCVSAAGTIYIGQLVARSSGPTVSITSIETVSPAGLFTSDIMPYPGGQPTDYLIEVEWEPTEVQSFLCFLARDSVGNCSPLCCVTLSSIDSPPEVLSNSLTPASGSTLVGVVAGILNMQLQFNEGISRPTVSAFISVFDETDTMVFQVDASDDTQVDFLENDVIAFVIPAEDFMGSYYVTIDAAVTLLRSSCAIKSVAVADTSFWTFTILAPWDFHCFVTPPVHNLQSMKPVELLAVAGGGPDAFTTTFRGRDHGEFYSNGMFVSYEAILGATSTDGDMLRIYKSTLLQPEQECSKAKRFGVHFCDYFSTLQRFSAQVLIHNQEVLIPRDAIRTVVVSTGETLTLCINPNIPKAWKGPIAWSFNGRDPLWLRRWTGSSCVHVKHVQTCQAGVYEAYRRICGRKEKQHAYFDVRVRACPDGFHTPPACSSTCSVTCVLGYCGDDGQCLCRNGLTGENCDTATRGQFGVIDGDIPCATVGLDADCKGSLMCSQHAGCSCAPGWKGINCDEECESLTWGPDCVFSCNGGTSCDRFTGV
- the LOC139958836 gene encoding uncharacterized protein isoform X1; its protein translation is MTRARPLSIKVYLHYLNQSAQMLRMSSSVFLLVWMFLLTTQTDRINASHFRGALISWRPLNPQPVEGETVMIEFSWRVSWQRSLRRCTDFNIMNQTILFGEGALVCRTCSDFDSIALYFICTGYSDSEGWTSGINRAMYNASETMFTVGYFGKDWLNLINGRGNWEFHSIVDLTVRDDTGMINSAPVTDILTVVPFKNGCTNTLTIPVRDVDGDDIRCFWATTCGSICGPVPGFTLDSDNCELVLLDTSTVLSGLYGIALEIRDFANEASTTPLSQTPVQFILDVKSTPETCSQIPMFIAPTPECGSCVSAAGTIYIGQLVARSSGPTVSITSIETVSPAGLFTSDIMPYPGGQPTDYLIEVEWEPTEVQSFLCFLARDSVGNCSPLCCVTLSSIDSPPEVLSNSLTPASGSTLVGVVAGILNMQLQFNEGISRPTVSAFISVFDETDTMVFQVDASDDTQVDFLENDVIAFVIPAEDFMGSYYVTIDAAVTLLRSSCAIKSVAVADTSFWTFTILAPWDFHCFVTPPVHNLQSMKPVELLAVAGGGPDAFTTTFRGRDHGEFYSNGMFVSYEAILGATSTDGDMLRIYKSTLLQPEQECSKAKRFGVHFCDYFSTLQRFSAQVLIHNQEVLIPRDAIRTVVVSTGETLTLCINPNIPKAWKGPIAWSFNGRDPLWLRRWTGSSCVHVKHVQTCQAGVYEAYRRICGRKEKQHAYFDVRVRACPDGFHTPPACSSTCSVTCVLGYCGDDGQCLCRNGLTGENCDTATRGQFGVIDGDIPCATVGLDADCKGSLMCSQHAGCSCAPGWKGINCDEECESLTWGPDCVFSCNGGTSCDRFTGV
- the LOC139958836 gene encoding uncharacterized protein isoform X2; protein product: MLRMSSSVFLLVWMFLLTTQTDRINASHFRGALISWRPLNPQPVEGETVMIEFSWRVSWQRSLRRCTDFNIMNQTILFGEGALVCRTCSDFDSIALYFICTGYSDSEGWTSGINRAMYNASETMFTVGYFGKDWLNLINGRGNWEFHSIVDLTVRDDTGMINSAPVTDILTVVPFKNGCTNTLTIPVRDVDGDDIRCFWATTCGSICGPVPGFTLDSDNCELVLLDTSTVLSGLYGIALEIRDFANEASTTPLSQTPVQFILDVKSTPETCSQIPMFIAPTPECGSCVSAAGTIYIGQLVARSSGPTVSITSIETVSPAGLFTSDIMPYPGGQPTDYLIEVEWEPTEVQSFLCFLARDSVGNCSPLCCVTLSSIDSPPEVLSNSLTPASGSTLVGVVAGILNMQLQFNEGISRPTVSAFISVFDETDTMVFQVDASDDTQVDFLENDVIAFVIPAEDFMGSYYVTIDAAVTLLRSSCAIKSVAVADTSFWTFTILAPWDFHCFVTPPVHNLQSMKPVELLAVAGGGPDAFTTTFRGRDHGEFYSNGMFVSYEAILGATSTDGDMLRIYKSTLLQPEQECSKAKRFGVHFCDYFSTLQRFSAQVLIHNQEVLIPRDAIRTVVVSTGETLTLCINPNIPKAWKGPIAWSFNGRDPLWLRRWTGSSCVHVKHVQTCQAGVYEAYRRICGRKEKQHAYFDVRVRACPDGFHTPPACSSTCSVTCVLGYCGDDGQCLCRNGLTGENCDTATRGQFGVIDGDIPCATVGLDADCKGSLMCSQHAGCSCAPGWKGINCDEECESLTWGPDCVFSCNGGTSCDRFTGV